The Mycolicibacterium cosmeticum DNA window GTTCGATGCGCGCGAGGGTGTCGTTCTCCATCAGTTGGGCTTCACCGACGACGGCAAACTGCGGCCGATCATCTTCCGAGCGTCGGTAGCTGAGATGGTGGTGCCGTATGCAGATCCCTCCCCGATCCGAAGCTGGCAGAACTACTTCGACACCGGTGAGTACCTGATCGGCCAGATGGCCAATAGCCTGCAGCTGGGGTGCGATTGCCTCGGTGACATCACCTACCTCGATGCTGTGGTCGCCGACCAGTTCGGCCATCCCCGCACGATTACCAACGCGATCTGTATCCACGAAGAGGACTACGGCATTCTGTGGAAGCATCGTGATGACTGGGCGGGCTCGTCCGCAGTGAGACGTCAACGGCGACTGGTGATCTCGTTCTTCACGACACTCGGCAACTATGACTACGGCTTCTACTGGTATCTCTACCTCGACGGCACCATCGAGCTCCAGGTCAAAGCGACGGGCGTCGTCTTCACCGCTGCCTACCCAGGTCCAGGGCGTACGGAGAACCCGTATGCGGCCGAACTCGCCCCCGGACTGGGGGCACCGTTCCATCAGCACCTGTTCTGCGCCCGCCTGCACATGCAGGTCGACGGCGACGAGAACACCGTGGTTGAGAAGAACGTGTGTCGTCTCCCGATCGGAGAGGACAATCCGCGGGGCAATGCGTGGGCGCTGTCTGAAACCCCACTGCGCACGGAAAGCGAAGCGCAACGGATGGCGGATCGCTCGGCCGGACGGACATGGAGCATCGGCAATTCCCACAAGCACAACGCCGTCGGAAAGCCGGTGGCCTACAGTCTGCATCCCGAAGGCAATCCGCTACTTCTCGCCGCCGACGAGTCATCGATCGCGCGTCGGGCGACTTTCGCCACCAAACACCTATGGGTCACTCCGTTCGAGAAGTCCGAGCGCTACCCGACGGGCGACTACGTCAACCAGCACGCGGGGGGCGCCGGTTTGCCCTCGTTCGTTGCGGGTGATCGTTGCGTCGAGAACACAGCCCTGGTGGTCTGGCATACCTTCGGCCTGACGCATACCCCGCGTCCAGAGGACTGGCCGATCATGCCCGTCGACTACACCGGTTTTGTGCTGAAGCCCTCGGGCTTCTTCGATCGCAACCCGACGCTGGACGTGCCCGCGTCCGGTTCCCACTGCGTGGGGCACCCCCCGGTGTGAGCAAAGATGATGCGTTGCCGAAGGCGTTCGCGCTCAGCGGTTGATCGACCGAAGCAGTCGGACGGTATTCACGGCCGGCGCGATTCGCGGTGCTGCGGTCAGCCGGCCAGGCGATCGAAGACGGTCACCTCACACGCTCATCGCTCACCGATGGTGGCACCAAGCCGGCGGGCGACGGTCTCACACGCGAGCCTGGCCGTGGATTGTAACTCTTCGGCTGACATTCCCCCGCGGCTGAGCACCGCGAGGGACTGCGTGATGCCCACGACGTAGGTGGCCAGTTCGTCCAGCATTTCCTTGTCGGGTTGGGCGGGTTCGAGAGCTGATCTGACTCGTGAGTGTTGCGCGCGCAGCATCTCCCGAACGTGTTCCGCTGTGTCCGCTTCTAACGGCCACAACCCGGCCAAACCGAGCCCCCCACATCATCGAACGTCCCTAGTCACAGCTCAAAGGAGCCCACCCATGGTCGTTTCACCGAAACGGATCGACGTGCACACCCATTACGTCCCGCCGTTCTGGGGCGAATCACTGCACGAACACGGTGGCGATCCCTCCGGCTGGACGCTGCCGTCGTGGGATCCCGACACCCACCGGCGATTCATGGCAGACAACGGGATCGCCACGAGCATCCTGTCGCTGACGGCACCGAGTGTGGTGGGATGGCCCGACGACGAGCGCCGCGCGATGGCTCGCAGGGTCAACGAGTACAGCACGGCACTCGTGACCGAGCAGCCCGAGGCGTTCGGTTACTTCGCGACACTGCCGCTCCCCGACGTCGACGGTGCCGTCACAGAGGCCTGCTTCGCACTCGACGAACTCCACGCCGACGGCGTGGTCCTGCTCAGCAGTTACGACGACGTGTATCTCGGCGACACGCGGCTGGCGCCGCTGTGGAGCGCTCTCGATGAGCGCTCCGCAGTCGTGTTCGTCCATCCCGGGCATCCGTCGATCGCAACGCTGCCCGGCGTGCCGGGCCCGCTGGTGGACTATCCGTTCGAATCGACCCGCACCGCAGTGCACATGGTGTTCAACGGGATTCACGACATGTATCCCGGCGTCAAGATCGTTCTGTCGCACGCCGGCGGTTTCCTGCCGTATGCGGTGACGCGATTCTGTCTGCTGCAAGCGGAGCTCGACCCGCAAGGCCCTCCGGCGGACGACCTGGAAGGGAAGTTCAAGCGCTTCTACTTCGATACCGCACTGTCGTCCAGCGCATACGCCCTTCCGAGCTTCCTGGCCTTCGCCGATCCCCGCCCGCATCCTGTACGGCAGCGACTTCCCCTACGCCCCGGCTGTGGTGGGAACACGGTTCACCGAGTTACTCGATGCCGGAATCGGTGATCGAGCCGCGGCGATCAATCGCGAGAATGCGGTGGCGCTGTTCCCGCGCCTCGCTTGACGTTCGGCCGGCCGCGGGTCATCGCGTACCGGCGGTCCCGGTGTGCCGGGGGGCCGACTTGTTCCCCCCTTCGGCAGCGATTCAGGGTCGACACTGGCCGTCGACACGAAGAGACAGCCGGGAAGGCGTACACCATGACCACAGCGCACGATGCCGATGTCCACCACGGTCGGGCCTGGGTCGATGCGGACGAGTCGGTTCGCATCGGCTATACCGTCGCCACGCCACCAGAACCGACCATGACGGTCGTGCTCCTGCACGGCGCGCCGCAAACCCGCTACGAGTGGCGCAAGGTCATGATGCCGCTCGCGGCCGCCGGTTACCGGGTGATCATGCCCGACTATCGCGGTGCCGGCGCATCGGACAAACCGCGCGACGGCTACGACAAATGGACCATGGCCGGTGATATCCACACTCTTGTGCGGGAGAAGCTGGGAGTAGCGGAGCCCATCTCGCTTGTCGGGCACGACCTCGGCTCGACGCTGGCGCTGAGTTTTGCCCTGCGTTACCGCGCCGACGTCGTCAGCGTCACCTTCATGGAAGCTCCGCTTCCGGGCACTGACTACTACCGACGGCGCATGGCTCAGAAATCGGCGTGGCAGTTCTCCTTTCATGCCAATCCGGACATCGCGGTGTACCTCACGCACGGACGTGAACGTTGGTACATCAACCGCTTCTTCGACGAGCTGGCCTACCAGCCGGACGCGATCTCCATTGCGGATCTTGATGTATACGCCCGCGCGTACGAGGCCCCGGGCGCCATGCGGGCAATGTGTGAGGTCTACCGCGAGCTCGACCGCGACGCCGAGGACAATCGCGCCGCGCTGCGCGAACAAGGCAAGCTCACCGTCCCGGTGCTGGCTTCCGGAGGTGCTACCAATCCGCTCGCGCAGAACTTCCGGGAAATGTGCGAAGAGATCGCCGATTCGGTGACAAGCCAGCTCGTACCGGACTGCGGCCACTGGGTGCCCGAGGAGCAGCCCGAGTACTTCACCAACATGTTCTGCGAATTCGACGCGGCCGCTCGGGCCCGATCGCTTGCGGTTGATCGGCCGCCGAAGTAGGGGGGTGTATTACTCCCCCCTAGACCCGCCGACCCCCACCTAACGTGGCGGCAGTGGCGCTGGTCGGTCCGTGAACACAAGGGTCCGTAAGTCACATCGGGAACATAGAAGTGGAGGTAGGTGTCACGGTGAACGTGAATCCGCAGACAATCAATATCGGTGGTAAGACGGTCTCGCGCTTGGGTTTCGGTTCGATGAGATTCACCGGCCGCGGGATTTGGGGTGAACCTCAGGACCGGGCCGAGTGCATCGCCGTGGCTCGTCGGGCGGTCGATCTCGGTGTGCAGTTCATCGATACCGCCGACTCGTATGGTCCGCATGTCGCCGAACAAATTCTGTATGAGGCGCTGCATCCGTACCCTGACGACATCGTCATTGCGACGAAGGCGGGCTTGACCCGAAACGGGCCTGATGTCATCGACACCGACTCCGGACCGAAACGCCTGGGCCCGGCGGCGTGGCCACCGGTTGGACGACCCGAGTACCTGCGGCAGCAGGTATTGATGAGCATGCGCCGCTTGGGGGTCGATCAGATCGATCTCTTGCAACTGCACCGGGTGGATCCGAAGGTGCCGTTGGCAGATCAGGTCGGCGAGCTCAAGGCGCTGCAGGACGAGGGCAAGATTCGCGAGATCGGCTTGTCGCAATGCACGGTGGAACAGCTCGACGAGGCGCGGCAGATCGCCGAAATCGTCAGTGTCCAAAGCCGGTTCAACGTCATCGATCGGGGCGCCGACGACATCCTGAAAGTGTGTGAACGCGACGGGCTCGCCTTCATTCCGTGGGCGCCGGTGGCGCAGGGTGGGCTGGCGCAGGCCCACCAAGCGCTCGCTGACGTCGCCCGCGCGCACGGCTGCAGTGTGGGGCAGGTGGCGATCGCCTGGCTGTTGCATCTCTCACCGGTCATGCTTCCCATCCCCGGCACGTCGCGACGCACGCACCTGGAGGAGAACGTGGCAGCCGCTGAAATCGAGTTGACGCCCGAAGAAATCGACCGGCTCACTGCGGCTTCCGTCTGAGCAAGCAGGGCGCCAGTGAACCCCCTTTGCACCACTGCCGATTTGAGGCTACGTCGGCGCTGCGGAATCGGCGAGGGTGTCGAGCAGAGCGACGGCGTCGGGAAACGGACCCCCGACGAGCGCACAGTAGACAAACAATCGCTGGTCGGGGGCGTCCGCCAGCTCAAGCGCCTCGAAATGGAGGTGTAGTTCACCGAGTTGCGGGTGATGGAAGAGTTTGTCCTCGCTGGAGCGCGGACGCACGTAGTGTGTCGCCCACAGCTCGGTGAACACCTCACTTTGAGGTGAAATTTCATCGACCACCTCGGCAACACGGTCGTCGTTGGGGAATCGGGTCAGGCCCCAGCGGAGGTTGCCGACCGTCTGAGTCGCCACATGGTGCCAGTTCGGGTAGAAACTTCTGGCAGCTGGGTCCAGGAACACCATGCGGGCGAGATTGTCGATGTCGGCGAAGCCGCCGTACATCGCGCGGGCGGCCGCGTTGATGGCAAGGATGTTGAGGCCGAGGTCGACGGCGAGCGCCGGCACGCGCAAGCCATGGCTCAGGAGAAGCTGAGCCCCCGGAGAGACGGTGCTGGTCGCGTGAGTCGGTGTCGCCAGGGGGGCTGGATGGACGAGTGAGATGAGGTACGTGGTCGCGTGCGCGTCCAGGCGCAACGCGCGAGCGAGCGCACGAAGCACTTGTAGTGACGGGTGATGCTCTCGACCTTGTTCGAGCCTGCGGTAGTAGTCGGTGCTCAATCCGGCCAAGAGCGCTACCTCCTCCCGGCGAAGTCCTTGAACTCGCCGGCCGGCACCAGGTATGAGGCCGGCGTCCTGCGGGGTCAGCGCTTCTCGCCTCGCTCGTAAGAAAGAACTGAGCTCAGCTGATCGATGCCTGGTAGCGCTGTCCATGGTGGACATCATCCCAGGTGGCAACGCCGTGCATTGCGATCGCCGGGCGACGTCCGAACCGCAGTCCTTACGATCGGGGGGTGTCTCCTGCGAAACGGCACAGTCCAGAGGAACGCCGGACTGCGGTTGCCCGTGCGTTCGGGCCCGACGGTGATGCCGCTCAGGTGGCGCGTGATGTGGGTGTGCACCCCGCCACGTTGTATCGGTGGGCCAAGCAATCTCCTTCGTCGTATGACCAACCGACTGTCGCGACTGCTGCACGCCTCGTCGAGACCACCCAGGACCTGCTCCGCATCCGCGACTACGGCGAGATCACGGTCGAAGAGGTGGCGCGGACGGCGGGAGTGGGACTGCGAACCGCATTTCATCACTTCGCGAGCAAACGCGATCTATTTCACGCCGCGACCGATGATGCGGCGACTCGACTCATTACGGAAATGCAGCGGCGCTACGCCAGTGCTACCTGGCCCGAGCAGTCGCAACAGCAATTGCGCGTATTCCTCCGGGTGGCCGCCGAAGCGATCTACGCCACGCCTGCCGCCCACGTCTTGTTCCGCGACCTGGGTGTGCCGCGCAAGGACGGTTTCGCGCAGCGTTGGCACCAGGCGTTCGAACGCGCCCTCGCTGAGTTGTTGGCGTGTCTCGCCGAAGGCGGTGCGCTGACCGCCGACGTTGACGTCGAGGCCTGTGCTGTGACGATCACCAGCGCGATGCGGGGAATCCATGCGAGCGTGTTCGAAGGTGTCGACCCGGACCAGGCAATCCGCCTCGTCGACCGGCTTTGGCTCATCGTGGCGTCCGAGTAGCAGGTGGCGCGGTGCCTGATGGCGTCGACGATGCTACCGAGCAACGGCTACCCGCGGCGGCTGCTTCCCGCTGTGGCCGCCACGCGTCTGGCGAACTGCTCGTAACTCGTTGGGTTGCGACCCAACAGCTTCGGCAGGTCGGCCATATTGCCGGGAGGCAGGCCGTTGGTGTCGTAGTACGTCATCATCCCGACGTAGGCGCCGCGCGCGTCGGTGGGCCAGTTGCGGATGCCCCGCGCATTGGACGAGTCACGGATGCCGCGAACGAGGTGGGGCAGTGCATGGAGCTTGGTGTTGAGCAGTGCCTGGACGACGGCCGCCCCCAGCGTTGGCGCGGCGGCCAGCGGGTTCTCGACAACGTTGGGTGGCAGGCGAATTGCGGTCACCGGGTGCCCCAGCACCCGGGTCCAGATCTGTGCCATCTCGTTGCGGTCGAGTGCCTGCGCCGAGAGGTCGTAGGTCTTGCCCAGATGCTCGTCGGGCGCGCTCAGCACGTTGGCGGCCGCCTCGGCGATATCTTCGACGTCGACCATGCCCATCACGCTGGTCGGTGACACCGGATAGGGCATCAAGCCCGCCTGAATGAACTCCCAGAACTCCAGGTAATTCTGCATGTAGTGGGACGGACGCAGAATGGTCACCGGCAGACCCGAATCGTGCAACAGTCCCTCGACCAGAAGCTTCTGATGGTGATGGACCAGTGCGTCGATGTCG harbors:
- a CDS encoding primary-amine oxidase, producing MDTLAPRNTHPLAMATPDEILDVRRILSEEGLFHATSRIAYLGLEEPTPAELRSGAVERRFRVMIQDVQNGTGVDAVVSTDAEVVISSKTLNAAVDGQLPVLEEEFEAVERILATDARWQKALAARGLDIARVRVAPLSAGVFDYPGESGRRILRGLAFRQDHPADHAWAHPVDGLVAFVDVIERVVLDVIDLGPVPIPEASGNFDDPEVTGPPRTTQKPIEIAQPHGPSFTLDGNVLSWEKWQVRVTFDAREGVVLHQLGFTDDGKLRPIIFRASVAEMVVPYADPSPIRSWQNYFDTGEYLIGQMANSLQLGCDCLGDITYLDAVVADQFGHPRTITNAICIHEEDYGILWKHRDDWAGSSAVRRQRRLVISFFTTLGNYDYGFYWYLYLDGTIELQVKATGVVFTAAYPGPGRTENPYAAELAPGLGAPFHQHLFCARLHMQVDGDENTVVEKNVCRLPIGEDNPRGNAWALSETPLRTESEAQRMADRSAGRTWSIGNSHKHNAVGKPVAYSLHPEGNPLLLAADESSIARRATFATKHLWVTPFEKSERYPTGDYVNQHAGGAGLPSFVAGDRCVENTALVVWHTFGLTHTPRPEDWPIMPVDYTGFVLKPSGFFDRNPTLDVPASGSHCVGHPPV
- a CDS encoding amidohydrolase family protein, which translates into the protein MVVSPKRIDVHTHYVPPFWGESLHEHGGDPSGWTLPSWDPDTHRRFMADNGIATSILSLTAPSVVGWPDDERRAMARRVNEYSTALVTEQPEAFGYFATLPLPDVDGAVTEACFALDELHADGVVLLSSYDDVYLGDTRLAPLWSALDERSAVVFVHPGHPSIATLPGVPGPLVDYPFESTRTAVHMVFNGIHDMYPGVKIVLSHAGGFLPYAVTRFCLLQAELDPQGPPADDLEGKFKRFYFDTALSSSAYALPSFLAFADPRPHPVRQRLPLRPGCGGNTVHRVTRCRNR
- a CDS encoding alpha/beta fold hydrolase codes for the protein MTTAHDADVHHGRAWVDADESVRIGYTVATPPEPTMTVVLLHGAPQTRYEWRKVMMPLAAAGYRVIMPDYRGAGASDKPRDGYDKWTMAGDIHTLVREKLGVAEPISLVGHDLGSTLALSFALRYRADVVSVTFMEAPLPGTDYYRRRMAQKSAWQFSFHANPDIAVYLTHGRERWYINRFFDELAYQPDAISIADLDVYARAYEAPGAMRAMCEVYRELDRDAEDNRAALREQGKLTVPVLASGGATNPLAQNFREMCEEIADSVTSQLVPDCGHWVPEEQPEYFTNMFCEFDAAARARSLAVDRPPK
- a CDS encoding aldo/keto reductase; the encoded protein is MNVNPQTINIGGKTVSRLGFGSMRFTGRGIWGEPQDRAECIAVARRAVDLGVQFIDTADSYGPHVAEQILYEALHPYPDDIVIATKAGLTRNGPDVIDTDSGPKRLGPAAWPPVGRPEYLRQQVLMSMRRLGVDQIDLLQLHRVDPKVPLADQVGELKALQDEGKIREIGLSQCTVEQLDEARQIAEIVSVQSRFNVIDRGADDILKVCERDGLAFIPWAPVAQGGLAQAHQALADVARAHGCSVGQVAIAWLLHLSPVMLPIPGTSRRTHLEENVAAAEIELTPEEIDRLTAASV
- a CDS encoding helix-turn-helix domain-containing protein gives rise to the protein MMSTMDSATRHRSAELSSFLRARREALTPQDAGLIPGAGRRVQGLRREEVALLAGLSTDYYRRLEQGREHHPSLQVLRALARALRLDAHATTYLISLVHPAPLATPTHATSTVSPGAQLLLSHGLRVPALAVDLGLNILAINAAARAMYGGFADIDNLARMVFLDPAARSFYPNWHHVATQTVGNLRWGLTRFPNDDRVAEVVDEISPQSEVFTELWATHYVRPRSSEDKLFHHPQLGELHLHFEALELADAPDQRLFVYCALVGGPFPDAVALLDTLADSAAPT
- a CDS encoding TetR family transcriptional regulator, encoding MSPAKRHSPEERRTAVARAFGPDGDAAQVARDVGVHPATLYRWAKQSPSSYDQPTVATAARLVETTQDLLRIRDYGEITVEEVARTAGVGLRTAFHHFASKRDLFHAATDDAATRLITEMQRRYASATWPEQSQQQLRVFLRVAAEAIYATPAAHVLFRDLGVPRKDGFAQRWHQAFERALAELLACLAEGGALTADVDVEACAVTITSAMRGIHASVFEGVDPDQAIRLVDRLWLIVASE
- a CDS encoding NmrA family NAD(P)-binding protein, which codes for MILVTSAAGGVGRPLVRGLRRRGLDVRAFVKNDTQAQLARSDGATEIVVGDMRNRTDLEKALSGAKRVYHAAPTQLIDEIPVARNLIEICTADGVEHIGFHSVIHPDIDALVHHHQKLLVEGLLHDSGLPVTILRPSHYMQNYLEFWEFIQAGLMPYPVSPTSVMGMVDVEDIAEAAANVLSAPDEHLGKTYDLSAQALDRNEMAQIWTRVLGHPVTAIRLPPNVVENPLAAAPTLGAAVVQALLNTKLHALPHLVRGIRDSSNARGIRNWPTDARGAYVGMMTYYDTNGLPPGNMADLPKLLGRNPTSYEQFARRVAATAGSSRRG